In Candidatus Neomarinimicrobiota bacterium, the following are encoded in one genomic region:
- a CDS encoding (2Fe-2S)-binding protein — MKCERKSRSELSPYKVKLNINGISYTKRVVSRRLLIDFIREDLHLTGTKEACGEGECGSCTVIMNGEAVNSCLILAVEADGADITTIEGLEINGNLDSIQQGFVDEHGVQCGFCIPGFIMTARAAIDAKPGMKKSEIPAAVAGNLCRCTGYTKIFKSIEKALKLEKKS; from the coding sequence CTGAAGTGCGAAAGAAAGAGCCGGTCTGAATTGTCTCCATATAAAGTAAAGCTTAATATAAACGGTATATCTTACACTAAAAGAGTGGTTAGTCGAAGGTTACTAATTGATTTTATTCGCGAAGATCTACATCTTACGGGGACCAAAGAAGCTTGCGGCGAAGGGGAATGCGGCTCCTGCACGGTTATTATGAACGGCGAGGCGGTTAACTCGTGTCTGATTTTGGCGGTAGAGGCAGATGGAGCGGATATCACGACCATAGAGGGATTGGAGATCAACGGTAATCTTGACTCGATCCAGCAGGGATTCGTAGATGAGCATGGTGTGCAATGCGGTTTTTGTATTCCGGGGTTCATAATGACAGCTCGGGCTGCTATTGACGCGAAACCCGGGATGAAAAAGTCGGAGATTCCGGCTGCTGTTGCAGGAAATCTATGTCGATGCACCGGATATACGAAAATCTTCAAGTCGATTGAAAAAGCGCTCAAATTAGAGAAAAAAAGTTGA
- a CDS encoding FAD binding domain-containing protein yields the protein MKNKRELLQLLAKPSYKKVNSFILAGGTDLIVSMEHFGLDPDLLVDAKGIKSLSGIGKSGNRVRIGSFTTVTELLHSDLIAEAAPLLREAAAAFAADQIRNRSTIGGNICNASPAGDLIPPLYALEAKLKLESSKGSRTLSIENFFKGPGKTVLKPNELLSEISFSAVPSSR from the coding sequence ATGAAAAATAAACGGGAATTGCTTCAACTGCTCGCAAAGCCTTCATATAAGAAGGTGAACAGCTTTATTCTCGCGGGAGGTACGGATCTTATAGTCAGCATGGAGCATTTCGGACTCGATCCGGATCTGCTTGTGGACGCAAAAGGGATAAAATCGTTGAGCGGAATAGGTAAATCGGGAAACAGGGTGCGTATCGGTTCTTTCACAACGGTTACGGAATTACTTCATTCGGATTTAATTGCGGAAGCCGCGCCGCTGTTGCGTGAGGCGGCGGCAGCATTTGCCGCCGATCAGATTCGCAATCGTTCCACGATAGGCGGAAATATTTGTAATGCTTCGCCCGCAGGCGATCTGATCCCTCCGCTTTACGCCCTTGAAGCGAAGCTCAAACTTGAATCGTCCAAAGGAAGCAGAACACTGAGCATAGAGAATTTTTTTAAAGGACCCGGAAAAACGGTGTTGAAACCGAACGAATTATTGAGTGAAATCTCGTTCAGCGCTGTTCCTTCCAGCAGGTAG
- a CDS encoding PAS domain-containing protein encodes MNLKNMNMVSLWLAFAAAFWIIDAVVDAVVFNEGSIFNQIFQPGTDDIILRLIIALIFILIGGYTQGSKSETKDYSTGTTEEMQILQNIIDNLPHLIFWKNTDLIFLGCNKKFANELGLRSPAEIIGKSDFELLSNPKDAEIFRENDRKVLDTGIPEIHTSSREINSEGDEIWLEINRMPLYDAKGKIIGVLGTSEDITYRKKAEKENLKLSQTLSDRVKELTSLYAIDRAIESGHDLSVILDEISDIIVSALRYPEKAWLRITIKDRIHNVNKEFIDESSFISGELKVHGEPVGSVDVGYKDGIKNSTEEIDLVTAVSGRVGRLIERLDLQDKMIEKERYESTQKLAAAVAHEISQPLQSLTIISDLAKSNWGENTHLLDGIPEQLKRISLLVEKMLNLTTVETMDYAGGVEIVDILKSGGGSAPKSRKVLVIDDNDAVLNLLVEVIQKQGYEVESASTGENGLSLIKENSYGLILCDIKLPDINGFEIFEQVIEDLEDSAFTFMSGYIVGEDNIELINKSNGFMKKPFTVEEVQNLLDRVFENKD; translated from the coding sequence ATGAATTTGAAAAATATGAATATGGTGAGTCTCTGGTTAGCGTTCGCGGCTGCGTTCTGGATAATCGATGCAGTAGTGGACGCGGTGGTGTTCAATGAAGGCTCGATATTCAATCAGATTTTCCAGCCCGGAACTGACGATATTATTCTAAGGTTGATAATTGCGCTGATATTTATCCTGATAGGAGGATACACTCAGGGGAGTAAGTCTGAGACCAAAGATTATTCAACCGGTACCACAGAAGAGATGCAAATTCTCCAGAATATAATCGACAACCTTCCCCATCTGATATTCTGGAAGAACACGGACTTGATATTTCTTGGCTGTAACAAGAAGTTCGCAAATGAATTAGGATTACGTAGTCCTGCTGAAATTATCGGTAAGTCCGACTTCGAGCTGTTATCGAACCCGAAGGATGCTGAAATATTCAGAGAAAACGACCGGAAAGTTCTCGATACGGGAATTCCGGAGATCCATACGAGTTCGAGAGAAATTAACTCAGAAGGAGACGAGATCTGGCTCGAGATAAACAGAATGCCTCTTTACGACGCAAAGGGAAAGATAATCGGGGTATTGGGCACCAGCGAAGATATTACGTACCGAAAGAAAGCCGAAAAGGAAAACTTGAAGCTATCGCAAACATTAAGCGACCGTGTTAAGGAACTCACGTCTCTTTATGCTATCGACAGGGCTATTGAGAGCGGTCATGACCTATCTGTTATTTTGGACGAAATCAGCGATATAATCGTAAGCGCTCTCCGGTATCCGGAAAAAGCATGGCTCAGAATTACGATAAAAGACCGAATTCACAACGTAAATAAGGAATTTATCGATGAGTCCTCATTCATCTCCGGGGAATTAAAAGTTCACGGTGAACCGGTAGGTTCCGTCGACGTCGGGTACAAAGACGGCATCAAGAACTCGACAGAAGAGATCGATCTTGTGACCGCAGTATCAGGGAGAGTCGGCAGGCTTATTGAAAGATTGGACCTTCAGGATAAGATGATAGAAAAAGAAAGGTATGAATCAACTCAAAAATTGGCAGCGGCAGTTGCTCACGAGATAAGTCAACCTCTTCAATCTCTTACGATAATTTCGGATCTTGCCAAGAGCAACTGGGGAGAGAACACCCATCTTTTAGATGGCATTCCCGAGCAGCTCAAAAGGATTTCCTTACTGGTTGAAAAAATGCTGAACCTCACCACTGTGGAAACTATGGATTACGCCGGAGGGGTGGAGATAGTCGATATTCTGAAATCGGGAGGCGGATCAGCGCCGAAGAGCAGAAAAGTGCTGGTTATTGATGATAATGACGCTGTCCTGAACCTTCTCGTCGAGGTGATACAAAAGCAAGGCTATGAAGTCGAATCGGCATCTACAGGGGAGAATGGTCTAAGCCTTATCAAGGAAAACAGTTACGGTTTGATATTGTGCGACATTAAACTGCCTGATATAAACGGATTTGAGATATTTGAGCAAGTAATTGAAGATTTAGAAGATAGCGCGTTCACGTTTATGTCAGGCTACATTGTAGGTGAGGATAATATTGAACTGATCAACAAATCAAACGGATTTATGAAAAAACCGTTTACGGTTGAGGAAGTACAGAATTTACTCGACCGTGTTTTTGAGAATAAAGATTAA
- a CDS encoding lipocalin family protein, producing the protein MDKSVVQKLIILLFLAFLPFSAYSNDDHPAAPGANKLIGIWKLYETTTFYGSLTDPDSSNVTTLSSDFNFTLTIKDDNTWSIDFVSFGETESSSGTWSSSGNTITIKEEGEPEESSDYSISGNKLTVTSSETIDGFTTIEVSVFIRQ; encoded by the coding sequence ATGGATAAATCAGTAGTTCAAAAACTCATTATATTGCTATTTCTGGCATTCTTACCGTTTTCTGCATATAGTAATGATGACCATCCTGCAGCTCCGGGAGCTAACAAATTGATAGGTATCTGGAAGCTCTATGAAACCACCACTTTTTATGGGTCGCTAACAGACCCCGATTCTTCGAACGTGACTACCCTCAGCAGTGATTTCAATTTTACCCTTACTATAAAAGATGATAACACGTGGAGTATAGATTTCGTTTCCTTTGGTGAAACAGAAAGTAGTTCGGGAACATGGTCGAGTAGTGGAAATACAATCACTATCAAAGAGGAGGGTGAACCGGAGGAGTCATCTGATTACTCTATATCGGGTAATAAGCTTACTGTAACAAGCAGTGAGACAATAGATGGTTTCACAACTATTGAAGTAAGTGTGTTTATTCGACAATAA